In Alkalihalobacterium alkalinitrilicum, a genomic segment contains:
- a CDS encoding glyceraldehyde-3-phosphate dehydrogenase, which translates to MKVKVAINGFGRIGRMVFRKAILDDKLDVVAVNASYPAETLAHLVKYDSIHGAFPAQVEAGDNELIVNGKVVKLLQSRDPKQLPWKELNVDIVVEATGKFKSKETAGYHIEAGAKKVVITAPGKDEDVTVVMGVNEEDYIHEKHDVISNASCTTNCLAPVAKVIDEAFGIETGMMTTVHSYTNDQKNIDNPHKDLRRARACAQSIIPTSTGAAKAIAKVLPNLKGKLNGMALRVPTPNVSLVDFVVQVKQDVTVEEVNEVLRNAANNELKGILGYTDEPLVSIDFNGNENSSIIDGLSTMVLGDRQLKVLAWYDNEWGYSCRVVDLVNLVASNIVNDAKLHV; encoded by the coding sequence ATGAAGGTTAAAGTAGCGATTAATGGATTTGGGAGAATTGGGAGAATGGTGTTCCGAAAAGCAATTCTTGATGATAAATTAGATGTAGTAGCGGTAAATGCAAGTTACCCTGCAGAAACATTAGCTCATTTAGTAAAATATGATAGCATCCATGGAGCATTTCCAGCGCAAGTAGAAGCTGGCGATAACGAACTGATCGTAAACGGAAAGGTTGTTAAGCTTTTACAATCACGCGATCCAAAACAATTACCATGGAAAGAGTTAAACGTAGATATCGTTGTGGAAGCAACAGGTAAATTCAAATCAAAAGAAACAGCAGGATATCACATTGAAGCAGGTGCTAAGAAAGTCGTGATTACAGCACCCGGTAAAGATGAAGATGTAACCGTTGTTATGGGCGTTAATGAAGAAGATTACATTCATGAAAAACACGATGTTATTTCAAATGCTTCGTGTACAACAAACTGTTTAGCACCTGTTGCTAAAGTAATTGATGAAGCTTTTGGGATTGAAACTGGAATGATGACAACAGTTCATTCTTATACAAACGATCAAAAAAACATTGACAATCCACATAAAGATTTACGTAGAGCACGTGCATGCGCTCAATCGATCATACCAACTTCTACGGGTGCAGCAAAAGCAATTGCAAAAGTATTACCTAATCTTAAAGGTAAATTAAATGGTATGGCGTTGCGTGTTCCTACACCTAACGTATCTTTAGTTGACTTTGTTGTTCAAGTGAAGCAAGATGTGACGGTTGAAGAAGTAAATGAAGTATTAAGAAATGCTGCTAATAATGAATTAAAAGGCATATTAGGTTACACAGATGAGCCACTAGTTTCAATTGATTTTAACGGAAACGAAAATTCTTCGATTATTGATGGTCTTTCAACAATGGTATTAGGTGACAGACAATTAAAAGTGTTAGCTTGGTACGATAACGAGTGGGGCTACTCTTGCCGTGTTGTTGATCTTGTAAACCTTGTGGCAAGTAATATTGTAAATGATGCGAAACTTCATGTTTAA
- the speD gene encoding adenosylmethionine decarboxylase, producing MDTMGRHVIAELWGCNVEKLNDMDFIERVFVDAALESGAEVREVAFHKFAPHGVSGVVIISESHLTIHSFPEHGYASIDVYTCGDRIDPNVASNYISKALQATTSEIIEVPRGMGPIKVEKTKVQAL from the coding sequence ATGGATACTATGGGTCGTCACGTAATTGCGGAATTATGGGGATGTAACGTAGAGAAGTTGAATGATATGGATTTTATTGAGAGAGTTTTCGTTGATGCTGCATTGGAATCGGGGGCTGAAGTACGTGAAGTTGCGTTTCATAAATTTGCCCCACATGGTGTTAGTGGAGTTGTGATTATTTCAGAATCTCATTTAACGATCCACAGCTTTCCTGAACATGGTTACGCAAGTATAGATGTTTACACTTGCGGCGATCGAATTGACCCGAATGTAGCTTCTAATTATATATCTAAAGCATTACAGGCTACAACAAGCGAAATCATTGAAGTGCCTAGAGGAATGGGTCCTATTAAAGTTGAAAAAACAAAAGTTCAAGCATTGTAG
- the nrdR gene encoding transcriptional regulator NrdR gives MRCPACEFNGTKVLDSRPSHEGKSIRRRRECEACNYRFTTFETVEEHPIIIVKKDGTRQEFSREKILRGLIRACEKRPISLEQLNEIVTKVERELRGKGMSEVESRDVGELVMEILANVDDVAYVRFASVYRQFKDINVFIDELKDLIDRNTSKK, from the coding sequence ATGCGTTGTCCAGCATGTGAATTTAATGGAACAAAAGTGCTTGATTCTAGACCAAGCCATGAAGGGAAGTCGATCCGGAGAAGAAGAGAGTGTGAAGCTTGTAATTATCGCTTTACAACGTTTGAGACCGTAGAAGAGCACCCGATCATCATTGTAAAAAAAGACGGTACCCGTCAAGAGTTTAGTCGCGAAAAAATATTAAGAGGACTTATTCGTGCATGTGAAAAACGACCAATATCTCTAGAACAACTCAATGAAATTGTTACAAAAGTTGAACGAGAACTACGTGGCAAAGGAATGAGTGAAGTTGAGAGCCGAGATGTCGGGGAATTAGTGATGGAAATTTTAGCGAATGTTGATGATGTTGCCTATGTGCGCTTTGCCTCGGTTTATCGTCAATTTAAAGATATTAATGTTTTTATCGATGAATTAAAAGATCTCATTGATCGAAATACTTCTAAGAAATAA
- a CDS encoding replication initiation and membrane attachment family protein encodes MEWHWKELLPVDRYMIRATDQLTIQDQRVLILLYQPLIGAIAYSLYMTLWSELEDDVYWSEEATHRQLMISMDLPLHQLFQERKKLEAIGLLKTYKKRNAETSTYLYDLQPPMSPQAFFTNDVLSVYLYNRLGKTKYRQIRERFLIDKLNHDEFEEVTYAFDEVFTSLSHSEIATHHQTEVLEALEIDNNKDIIQRGQNFEIVFADHNFDFQLMEADLATFINAEKLLTVELRKVIVRLAFVYRIQPLEMSRLIQQALLHDDQLNIDELRKRAQEWYKIEYGNEPPTLGLKTHPVKHREMVGKEPQTEEEKMIVLYETTSPLDLLESRSDGAKVPLADVKIIESLILDYQLMPGVVNVLLDSVLIRNDMKLTKSLIDKIAGHWSRKNIKTVKEAMELAKLEYQKNTAYQQVKKEVKPNEKGRAKKSYVRKDKLPKWLLKEQDEKSSEEKPVKSQSQDPKFTLEKEKFEKMMEQLRQKKAQKEED; translated from the coding sequence ATGGAATGGCATTGGAAAGAGCTTTTGCCAGTAGACCGTTATATGATTAGAGCGACAGATCAATTAACGATTCAAGATCAAAGAGTACTCATTTTATTATATCAACCACTCATTGGTGCTATAGCGTATAGCTTGTATATGACGTTGTGGAGTGAATTAGAGGATGATGTGTATTGGAGTGAGGAGGCTACGCATCGTCAATTGATGATTAGTATGGACTTACCGTTACATCAACTTTTTCAAGAACGAAAGAAATTAGAAGCGATTGGATTATTAAAAACTTATAAGAAACGAAACGCTGAAACATCCACCTATTTATATGATCTTCAACCTCCAATGTCACCACAGGCATTTTTTACAAATGACGTATTAAGTGTTTATCTATATAATCGATTAGGGAAGACAAAGTATCGCCAAATTAGAGAGCGATTTTTAATTGATAAATTAAACCATGATGAATTCGAAGAAGTTACGTACGCTTTCGATGAAGTATTTACTTCCTTGTCACATTCTGAAATAGCGACTCATCACCAAACTGAGGTGCTTGAAGCTCTTGAAATTGACAATAATAAAGATATTATTCAACGAGGCCAAAATTTTGAGATAGTGTTTGCAGATCATAACTTTGATTTTCAATTGATGGAAGCGGACCTAGCTACATTTATTAATGCTGAAAAATTACTCACAGTTGAGCTTAGAAAGGTAATTGTTCGTCTTGCTTTTGTTTACCGCATTCAGCCTTTGGAAATGAGCCGTTTAATCCAGCAAGCCCTCCTTCATGATGACCAGTTGAATATAGATGAATTAAGAAAACGGGCACAAGAATGGTATAAGATTGAGTATGGTAATGAACCACCGACTTTAGGGTTGAAAACTCACCCAGTTAAACATCGAGAAATGGTCGGAAAAGAACCTCAGACGGAAGAAGAAAAGATGATCGTTTTATATGAAACGACATCACCGTTAGATTTACTAGAAAGTCGATCAGATGGAGCTAAAGTGCCGTTAGCCGATGTAAAAATCATTGAAAGTTTAATCCTTGATTATCAGTTAATGCCAGGCGTTGTAAATGTACTCTTAGATTCTGTACTTATTCGAAATGATATGAAATTAACGAAGTCTTTAATTGACAAAATTGCGGGGCATTGGTCAAGGAAAAATATAAAAACCGTAAAAGAAGCAATGGAGTTAGCGAAATTAGAGTATCAAAAAAATACAGCCTATCAACAAGTGAAAAAAGAAGTTAAACCAAATGAAAAAGGACGAGCGAAAAAATCGTATGTTCGTAAAGATAAGTTACCAAAGTGGTTATTAAAAGAGCAAGATGAAAAGTCATCGGAAGAGAAACCAGTTAAAAGTCAATCTCAAGATCCTAAATTTACTCTGGAGAAAGAAAAATTTGAGAAAATGATGGAACAGTTGAGACAAAAGAAAGCACAAAAGGAGGAAGATTAG
- the dnaI gene encoding primosomal protein DnaI: protein MKSIQASLQSMMNGDKFIKQYEMLKHDILTDPIINEFMQSHPHVSLDMLERSLPKLDQYRKEVNTCNHCPGLQKCTNLMTGYRPKLVVDKQFVDIRFDVCEIKQKEDRQKKQQALIKSLYIPKDILAARFEHFDQDHEARLAASAAALEFAMQADPGNRPMGLYLYGKFGVGKTYIMGAVANELADRDIETMLVYTPDFFREMKQSIGDGTFSEKLDRVKNAQVLILDDIGAESLSSWIRDDVLGVILQYRMLENLPTLFTSNYDYDELEEHLAYSDRGGLEQLKAKRIMERIRHFTTPIYVDGENRRRRN from the coding sequence ATGAAATCGATTCAAGCCTCCCTGCAGTCAATGATGAACGGGGATAAGTTCATTAAGCAATATGAAATGTTAAAACATGATATCTTAACCGACCCAATCATAAATGAGTTTATGCAATCGCACCCTCATGTTTCACTTGATATGCTGGAAAGAAGCTTACCGAAATTAGATCAATATAGAAAAGAAGTGAATACGTGTAACCATTGTCCAGGTCTTCAGAAATGTACTAATTTAATGACAGGTTATCGCCCGAAATTAGTTGTCGACAAACAGTTTGTCGATATTCGGTTTGACGTATGCGAAATCAAGCAAAAAGAAGATCGTCAGAAAAAACAACAAGCGCTTATAAAAAGTTTATATATCCCGAAAGACATATTAGCCGCCCGATTTGAACACTTCGATCAAGATCATGAAGCACGTTTGGCAGCCAGTGCTGCAGCTTTAGAATTTGCGATGCAAGCCGATCCCGGTAATCGTCCGATGGGATTGTATTTATATGGGAAATTTGGGGTTGGCAAAACGTATATTATGGGTGCCGTTGCAAACGAATTAGCGGACCGTGACATTGAAACGATGCTTGTGTATACTCCTGATTTCTTTAGAGAAATGAAGCAATCGATCGGGGATGGTACATTTAGTGAAAAGCTTGATCGCGTTAAAAATGCTCAAGTGCTAATATTGGATGATATTGGTGCTGAAAGCTTATCAAGCTGGATCCGTGATGATGTATTAGGCGTTATTCTGCAATATCGAATGCTTGAGAATCTACCTACCCTTTTTACGTCTAATTATGACTATGACGAACTCGAAGAACATTTAGCTTATTCGGATCGTGGAGGGCTTGAACAGTTGAAAGCCAAACGAATCATGGAGAGGATTCGGCACTTTACTACGCCAATCTATGTTGATGGTGAAAATCGTCGACGACGGAATTAG
- the mqnC gene encoding cyclic dehypoxanthinyl futalosine synthase, which yields MSIDHILERAVNGERISLDDCIELYKSDEVEKMGEAANFIMKKWHPDPITTFVIGRNVNYTNFCDTYCRFCAFYRPPGHAEGYVLENEEVFKKIQETVDVGGTEILMQGGTNPDLPFSYYTDLLKEIKKRFDITMHSFSPAEIYKMAEVSGLSLEEVLIQLKEAGLDSVPGGGAEILTETTRKRVSRIKDTWEEWIECMKTVKKVGMHGTATMVIGLGETIEERALHLQRVRDAQDEADCFLAFISWTFQPDNTNLKGEKISPRGYLKNVAISRIFLDNIANFQSSWVTMGPEVGKESLSYGCNDFGSTMMEENVVSAAGTTHKVNTNQILQLIREAGKVPAQRNTKYKTLRVFDNDETSAKDFVMQN from the coding sequence ATGAGCATTGACCACATTCTCGAACGAGCAGTGAACGGTGAACGAATTTCACTTGACGACTGCATTGAACTTTATAAAAGTGATGAAGTAGAAAAAATGGGAGAGGCTGCTAATTTCATTATGAAAAAGTGGCATCCTGACCCAATTACTACATTTGTTATCGGTAGAAACGTTAACTATACAAATTTCTGTGATACGTATTGTCGATTCTGTGCGTTTTATCGTCCACCTGGGCATGCAGAAGGTTATGTTCTTGAAAATGAGGAAGTATTTAAGAAAATTCAGGAAACGGTTGATGTTGGGGGTACGGAAATTTTAATGCAAGGTGGAACGAACCCTGATTTACCTTTTTCGTATTATACTGATTTATTAAAAGAAATCAAAAAACGTTTTGACATTACGATGCATTCGTTTTCACCAGCTGAAATATACAAAATGGCAGAAGTATCAGGACTTTCATTAGAAGAAGTACTCATCCAACTAAAAGAAGCAGGGTTAGATTCTGTACCTGGCGGTGGTGCAGAAATTCTTACAGAAACGACTCGTAAACGAGTGAGTCGTATTAAAGATACTTGGGAAGAATGGATCGAATGTATGAAAACTGTTAAGAAAGTTGGAATGCATGGGACAGCTACGATGGTAATTGGATTAGGTGAAACGATCGAAGAGCGTGCATTGCATTTGCAACGAGTTCGTGATGCGCAAGATGAAGCTGATTGTTTTCTTGCTTTTATCTCTTGGACGTTCCAACCCGATAATACAAATTTAAAAGGTGAAAAAATTTCACCACGAGGATACTTAAAAAATGTAGCGATCTCGCGAATTTTCTTAGATAACATCGCGAATTTCCAATCTTCATGGGTAACGATGGGACCAGAAGTTGGAAAAGAATCGTTATCATACGGTTGTAATGATTTTGGAAGTACGATGATGGAAGAAAACGTCGTTTCAGCAGCAGGTACAACGCATAAAGTAAATACAAATCAAATTTTACAACTAATTCGAGAAGCGGGTAAAGTCCCTGCTCAACGAAATACAAAATATAAGACTTTGCGTGTGTTTGATAATGACGAAACGTCAGCAAAAGACTTTGTTATGCAAAATTAA
- the ytxC gene encoding putative sporulation protein YtxC — translation MIAIQFESQHDCQQVYNQLTRYMSKYTELGLHVMLDIDKGEEETTIFIYYEDTSIDFYDSFHPLLASVLAHHVIDTKEEDWLLDIIENLFHFKDPEEQEQILSIACEIINGDRDDIPAIYCFSERENYLYEAFASGIDAHTTFYYEPFLTFRLKEYGEILIDCVEIAIDEYLLEQEYQSIVENLRFYLKTAPMQMKEIHLVYDGQFSFYNSFFEKISKEEKEFFLEDALVFEGDLDIEEMVVSPLVSINPETVHIYTDDVDQGIIYTLQTIFQERAIIYPLGVFQRVT, via the coding sequence TTGATTGCTATCCAATTTGAATCTCAGCACGATTGCCAGCAAGTGTATAATCAACTTACCCGGTATATGTCTAAATATACTGAATTAGGTTTACATGTAATGTTAGACATAGATAAGGGTGAAGAAGAGACGACGATATTTATTTATTATGAAGACACAAGTATCGATTTCTATGATTCGTTCCATCCTCTATTAGCTTCTGTTCTTGCTCATCATGTGATCGATACAAAAGAGGAAGATTGGTTACTAGATATCATTGAAAATTTGTTTCACTTTAAAGATCCAGAAGAACAAGAACAGATATTAAGCATTGCTTGTGAAATCATTAACGGAGACCGAGATGATATACCCGCAATTTATTGTTTTTCTGAGCGTGAAAATTACTTATATGAAGCATTTGCAAGCGGGATTGATGCACATACGACGTTCTATTATGAACCATTTTTAACGTTTAGATTAAAAGAGTATGGAGAGATTTTAATAGATTGTGTGGAAATTGCGATTGATGAATACTTATTGGAACAAGAGTACCAGAGTATTGTCGAAAATCTACGTTTCTATTTAAAAACAGCACCTATGCAAATGAAAGAAATTCACCTTGTATATGATGGTCAATTTTCATTTTATAATAGTTTCTTTGAAAAAATAAGTAAGGAAGAAAAAGAATTTTTCCTTGAAGACGCATTAGTATTTGAAGGAGATCTAGACATTGAGGAAATGGTCGTATCACCGCTTGTGAGCATTAACCCAGAAACGGTTCACATTTATACAGATGATGTTGATCAGGGCATTATTTATACGCTGCAAACGATTTTTCAAGAAAGAGCTATCATTTATCCATTAGGAGTTTTTCAAAGAGTAACATAA